In Cucurbita pepo subsp. pepo cultivar mu-cu-16 chromosome LG04, ASM280686v2, whole genome shotgun sequence, the following are encoded in one genomic region:
- the LOC111793641 gene encoding protein BASIC PENTACYSTEINE4-like has product MDDGRQHENGRHKLDYFRGSPSPWNMMPPHHVKEPNALVMNKKIMSIIAERDAAIRERNLALSEKNDALAARNEALRQRDEAFAQRDTALMERDNALAALQIRDNSSNFPLSSGIQRKAKRSHYLSNHMPNMTETPYGTKDVQITDAFPITVIASEAVKSQQGKQTKDNKTVSSKASKLPRKKVGEDLNRQAATDGTKYRTDWDGQDVGLNLVSFDDSSMPAPICSCTGLARQCYKWGNGGWQSSCCTTHMSMYPLPHMPNKRHARMGGRKMSGSVFTKLLSRLAAAGHDLSVPVDLKDHWARHGTNRYITIR; this is encoded by the exons ATGGATGATGGCCGGCAACATGAAAATGGGAGGCACAAGCTAGATTATTTCAGAGGGAGCCCCTCGCCT TGGAATATGATGCCCCCGCATCATGTAAAGGAACCAAATGCCTTGGTCATGAATAAGAAGATCATGTCCATTATAGCTGAGAGAGATGCTGCTATTCGGGAGCGAAATTTAGCACTATCCGAGAAGAATGATGCATTGGCTGCACGCAATGAGGCTCTCCGGCAGCGTGATGAGGCATTTGCGCAGCGTGATACTGCATTAATGGAAAGAGACAATGCTCTTGCAGCCCTTCAAATTCGTGATAATTCTTCTAACTTTCCTCTCAGCAGTGGGATCCAACGGAAAGCAAAGCGATCACACTATTTATCTAATCATATGCCAAACATGACTGAAACTCCCTATGGTACAAAAGATGTGCAAATAACTGATGCCTTTCCAATTACAGTTATAGCATCTGAAGCTGTTAAGTCTCAACAGGGAAAGCAAACAAAGGACAACAAGACAGTTTCATCAAAGGCTTCAAAGCTGCCCAGGAAAAAAGTCGGTGAAGATTTGAATAGACAGGCGGCGACCGATGGCACAAAATACAGAACTGACTGGGATGGTCAGGATGTGGGTTTGAATCTTGTTAGTTTTGATGACTCTTCTATGCCAGCACCAATTTGCTCCTGCACTGGACTTGCAAGGCAGTGCTACAAATGGGGGAATGGGGGTTGGCAATCATCGTGTTGCACCACCCATATGTCCATGTATCCACTTCCACATATGCCTAATAAACGCCATGCCCGCATGGGTGGGCGCAAAATGAGTGGAAGCGTTTTTACAAAATTGCTTAGTCGGCTAGCAGCAGCAGGACATGATCTGTCAGTACCAGTGGATCTTAAGGACCACTGGGCGAGGCATGGTACGAATCGCTACATAACAATCAGGTAG
- the LOC111793138 gene encoding ubiquitin recognition factor in ER-associated degradation protein 1-like isoform X2 has protein sequence MYFDGYDGYGYRGASFEQRYQCFSASFIDKPHIETGDRIIMPPSALDRLASLQIDYPMLFELRNDDAERVSHCGVLEFVAEEGRIYMPYWMMENMLLQEGDLLHVKNVTLPKGTYVKLQPHTKDFLDISNPKAILETTLRNFSCLTTGGSIMVAYNNKKYYIDIVETKPSNAISIIETDCEVDFAPPLDYKEPEKPTAPIRGREQEAPAEEAEPKFSAFTGTGRRLDGKSSSHQSQPISSARSSEEKLSGATSRHGPPQQSAGSSSVNGTRQAQGKLVFGQNANQNPKGTSKEATKETEQEQPEKEVPKFQPFSGKRYSLRG, from the exons ATG TATTTTGATGGGTATGATGGGTATGGTTATCGTGGAGCATCATTTGAGCAAAGATATCAATGCTTCTCTGCATCATTTATTGATAAG CCACACATTGAAACTGGAGATAGAA TTATAATGCCTCCGTCAGCCCTTGATCGCCTTG CATCATTACAAATTGATTATCCAATGTTATTTGAGCTTCGAAATGATGACGCTGAGCGGGTCTCTCATTGTGGGGTCTTGGAGTTTGTTGCAGAAGAAGGCAGGATTTACATGCCTTATTGG ATGATGGAGAACATGCTTTTACAAGAAGGAGACCTCTTGCATGTGAAGAATGTCACTCTTCCAAAGGGAACTTATGTTAAATTACAACCTCACACAAAGGACTTCTTGGATATCTCCAATCCAAAAGCAAT CTTAGAGACTACACTCAGGAATTTTTCTTGCCTCACCACTGGGGGCAGTATTATGGTGGCATATAACAACAAGAAATATTACATTGACATAGTCGAAACGAAGCCATCCAATGCAATAAGTATCATTGAGACAGATTGTGAGGTGGATTTTGCACCTCCCCTGGATTACAAGGAACCAGAGAAGCCTACTGCACCAATCAGGGGGAGGGAGCAAG AAGCTCCAGCAGAAGAAGCTGAACCTAAATTTAGTGCTTTCACGGGAACAGGAAGACGTTTGGATGGTAAATCTTCAAGTCACCAGTCCCAGCCTATTTCATCTGCTAGGTCATCTGAGGAGAAGCTATCCGGTGCTACTAGTAGACATGGCCCTCCACAACAGTCTGCTGGATCTAGCTCAGTCAATGGAACTCGTCAGGCTCAGGGGAAGTTGGTATTTGGACAAAATGCTAATCAAAATCCTAAAGGAACTTCAAAG GAAGCAACGAAGGAGACTGAACAAGAGCAGCCGGAAAAGGAAGTACCTAAATTCCAGCCCTTCTCTGGGAAAAGGTACTCGCTTAGAGGTTGA
- the LOC111793136 gene encoding epimerase family protein SDR39U1 homolog, chloroplastic-like, whose amino-acid sequence MELSGATSLSWSRTVSHSIRIPQHLAICGKRLKVFCAIDETEMKNQLTVSITGATGFIGRRLVRRLNADNHNIRVLTRSKSKAKLIFPAREFPGIVIAEEPGWKDCIQGSDGVVNLAGMPISTRWSSEIKKEIKQSRIRVTSKVVRLINDAPDAARPTVLVSSTAVGYYGTSETAIFDERSPSGNDYLAEVCREWEATALGVNKNVRVALIRIGVVLGKEGGALAKMIPLFMMYAGGPMGSGKQWFSWIHLDDIVDLIYEALINPSYKGVINGTAPNPVKLSELCERLGAAMGRPSWLPVPDFALKAVLGDGASVVLEGQRVVPARAKELGFSFKYPSVKDALKAILS is encoded by the exons ATGGAGCTCTCTGGCGCCACTTCTCTCTCATGGAGCCGTACTGTCTCCCATTCTATTCGCATCCCTCAACACCTTGCG ATATGTGGCAAGAGGCTTAAGGTTTTTTGCGCCATTGATGAAACAGAGATG AAAAATCAGCTCACTGTATCAATAACTGGAGCTACAGGCTTCATCGGTAGAAGACTTGTGCGACGGCTAAATGCAG ATAACCATAATATTCGAGTTCTGACACGTTCTAAATCTAAAGCTAAGTTGATTTTTCCGG CCAGGGAATTTCCAGGAATCGTGATCGCAGAGGAGCCAGGGTGGAAAGACTGCATCCAAGGTTCAGATGGTGTTGTTAACTTGGCTGGGATGCCCATAAGTACCAGGTGGTCTTCTGAG ATCAAGAAAGAGATCAAGCAAAGCAGGATCAGAGTCACCTCAAAG GTTGTAAGGTTAATTAACGATGCACCAGATGCTGCTCGCCCTACCGTTCTTGTTAGCTCAACTGCAGTTGGTTACTACG gCACAAGTGAAACAGCAATATTTGACGAACGAAGCCCATCCGGAAACGATTACTTGGCCGAG GTTTGTAGGGAATGGGAAGCAACAGCCCTGGGAGTAAACAAGAATGTCAGAGTGGCTCTTATCCGTATAGGTGTTGTTCTTGGTAAAGAAGGTGGTGCTTTAG CCAAAATGATCCCCCTCTTCATGATGTATGCTGGAGGTCCAATGGGATCTGGAAAACAATG GTTTTCCTGGATTCATTTGGATGACATTGTGGACCTAATATATGAAGCACTGATCAATCCATCTTATAAgg GTGTAATAAATGGAACAGCACCTAACCCGGTTAAATTGTCTGAATTATGTGAGCGGTTGGGAGCCGCCATGGGCAGACCTTCATGGCTTCCCGTACCTGACTTCGCCCTCAAAGCCGTCCTTGGAGATGGAGCTTCTGTg GTTTTGGAAGGGCAAAGGGTAGTGCCTGCGAGAGCCAAGGAATTGGGGTTTTCATTCAAGTACCCGTCTGTGAAAGACGCACTCAAGGCCATTCTTTCCTAA
- the LOC111792969 gene encoding kinesin-like protein KIN-7E gives MGAVAGEELMKLEKMQGINSREEKILVLVRLRPLNEKEIMANEVADWECINDTSILYRNTLREGSTFPSAYTFDRVFRGECSTKQVYEEGAREIAFSVVSGINSSIFAYGQTSSGKTYTMDGIIEYSVADIFDYIRKHEERAFVVKFSAIEIYNEAVRDLLSTDSTPLRLLDDHERGTIVEKVTEETLRDWNHLKELLSVCEAQRQIGETSLNEKSSRSHQIIKLTIESSAREFLGKDNSTTLAASVNFIDLAGSERAAQALSAGARLKEGCHINRSLLTLGTVIRKLSKGRNGHINYRDSKLTRILQPCLGGNARTAIVCTLSPARSHVEQTRNTLLFACCAKEVTTKAQVNVVMSDKALVKHLQKELARLESELRTPAPVSSSSDYAALLKKKDLQIEKLAKENRELTKQRDLAQSRIEDLLRMVGHDDASRKVIKSSHSKLQARDALEDEGSGSETSSVIDSRGTDMGGKSFNNHYSDGESDDGKRFLDSNSGHSGTTTAVTDSRGMDMGGKSSNSHYYDGKRFLDSHSGRSGMTTAVTDSRGKDMGRKSSKNHYYDGKRFLDSHSGQSGMTTAVTDSRGMDMGGKSFNNHYYDGKRFLDSHSGRSGMTTAVAMEEDSDDCKEVQCIEMEESIRDDGLLLHAPNNSGFRGTPLSGSNYGNMVGHEMISTAVNGNGEVRQIQNNSTNDQVEQGLRDVRRTAITSTSSPYCHDANSQVAADMSSSRSWRRRENLTTELPPDKAETTPPHGFEKSFPGRPEGFERKLPQLDFDGRLLRLDSQSSIGSARSTKTSADDDITRLDTFVAGLKKMTNSEYGKELADGQVLEDGQETDFLRNIKGARGQTGQGALVSSDWSQEFQRQQRTIIELWQTCNVSIVHRTYFFMLFKGDPADSIYMEVELRRLSFLKQTFYYGNEAIEDGRKLTFASSVRNLRRERKTLSKLMQKRLSEEERTRLFQTWGISLKSKRRRLQLINRLWSDPKNMNHVQESAAIVAKLVKFAEQGQSLKGNFGLSFITTPPQKSRSFSWKNTRTSLL, from the exons ATAGAGTATTTCGAGGCGAGTGCTCTACCAAGCAGGTGTACGAGGAAGGAGCCAGAGAAATTGCATTTTCTGTAGTCAGTGGTATCAACT CGAGTATTTTTGCATATGGTCAAACAAGCAGTGGAAAGACATACACCATGGATGGAATTATTGAATATTCAGTGGCAGATATATTTGATTACATTAGGAAG catgAAGAAAGAGCATTCGTTGTGAAATTTTCAGCAATTGAAATATACAATGAAGCTGTTAGAGACCTACTGAGCACAGATTCTACTCCTCTCAGGCTGCTAGATGACCATGAG CGAGGAACTATTGTGGAGAAAGTCACCGAGGAAACTCTGAGGGACTGGAACCATCTAAAGGAGCTCCTTTCAGTGTGTGAAG CTCAACGGCAAATTGGAGAGACCTCACTGAATGAGAAAAGCTCTAGATCTCATCAGATTATTAAACTG ACAATTGAAAGTTCTGCTCGAGAGTTTTTAGGAAAAGACAATTCAACCACCCTTGCTGCTAGTGTG AATTTTATCGATTTAGCTGGGAGTGAACGCGCAGCTCAAGCATTATCAGCAGGAGCAAGATTGAAAGAAGGTTGCCACATAAATCGCAGTTTACTCACTCTGGGTACTGTTATTCGCAAATTAAG CAAAGGAAGAAATGGCCATATCAATTACAGAGACTCTAAGCTGACGCGCATATTGCAGCCCTGCTTAGGTGGTAATGCTAGAACAGCCATCGTCTGTACATTGAGCCCTGCAAGAAGTCATGTTGAACAAACTAGAAACACTCTCTTGTTTGCTTGTTGTGCAAAAGAGGTGACAACAAAAGCACAAGTCAATGTGGTGATGTCTGATAAGGCTTTGGTTAAGCATCTGCAGAAAGAGTTAGCTAGATTGGAGAGTGAGTTGAGAACTCCTGCCCCTGTTTCGTCCAGTTCTGACTACGCAGCCTTGcttaaaaagaaagatcttCAAATTGAGAAG CTGGCAAAAGAGAATAGAGAGCTCACTAAGCAAAGGGATCTCGCTCAATCCCGGATTGAAGATTTACTTCGTATGGTTGGACATGATGATGCCTCGAGAAAG GTTATCAAAAGTAGTCATTCCAAATTGCAAGCAAGGGATGCCTTGGAGGATGAAGGTTCAGGATCAGAAACTTCAAGTGTGATTGATTCTCGTGGTACGGATATGGGTGGAAAATCTTTCAACAACCATTATTCTGATGGAGAGAGTGATGATGGAAAGAGGTTCCTCGACTCTAACTCAGGTCATAGTGGAACGACCACCGCTGTGACTGATTCTCGTGGTATGGATATGGGTGGAAAATCTTCCAACAGCCATTATTATGATGGAAAGAGGTTCCTTGACTCTCACTCAGGTCGGAGTGGAATGACAACCGCTGTGACTGATTCCCGTGGTAaggatatgggtagaaaaTCTTCCAAAAACCATTATTATGATGGAAAGAGGTTCCTTGACTCTCACTCAGGTCAGAGTGGAATGACAACCGCTGTGACTGATTCTCGTGGTATGGATATGGGTGGAAAATCTTTCAACAATCATTATTATGATGGAAAGAGGTTCCTTGACTCTCACTCAGGTCGGAGTGGAATGACAACCGCTGTTGCAATGGAAGAAGATTCCGATGACTGCAAAGAAGTTCAATGTATTGAAATGGAGGAATCAATCAGGGACGATGGCTTGTTACTCCATGCTCCTAATAATAGTGGATTCAGAGGAACGCCTCTGTCTGGGTCAAACTATGGGAATATGGTAGGTCATGAAATGATATCAACCGCTGTGAATGGGAACGGAGAAGTGCGTCAGATTCAGAATAATTCAACTAATGATCAAGTGGAGCAAGGACTCCGTGATGTAAGAAGAACGGCCATTACTTCTACTAGCAGTCCTTACTGCCACGATGCAAATTCACAGGTTGCTGCCGATATGTCAAGCTCCAGAAGCTGGAGACGTAGAGAAAATCTCACGACGGAGTTACCACCTGATAAAGCGGAGACCACCCCTCCACATGGATTTGAGAAAAGCTTTCCTGGAAGGCCTGAAGGTTTTGAACGGAAACTCCCACAATTAGACTTTGATGGCAGGCTCTTGAGACTTGATTCTCAGTCTTCTATAGGAAGTGCTCGGAGCACAAAAACTTCTGCAGATGATGACATTACTCGCTTAGACACCTTTGTTGCCGGACTGAAGAAAATGACCAACTCAGAGTATGGGAAAGAACTTGCTGATGGACAG GTTCTAGAGGACGGGCAAGAAACGGATTTCTTAAGGAACATAAAAGGTGCTAGAGGACAGACAGGGCAGGGTGCATTAGTCTCATCGGATTGGAGCCAAGAATTTCAGAGGCAGCAGAGGACGATTATTGAGCTTTGGCAAACTTGCAACGTCTCGATTGTCCACAGAACATACTTTTTCATGCTGTTCAAAGGTGATCCGGCCGATTCCATTTACATGGAAGTAGAGCTTAGGAGACTTTCTTTTCTGAAGCAAACATTTTATTACGGTAATGAAGCTATTGAAGATGGCCGGAAACTCACTTTTGCTTCAAG CGTGAGGAATCTTCGTCGCGAGAGAAAAACATTGAGTAAGCTAATGCAGAAACGATTGTCAGAAGAAGAGAGAACGAGACTGTTCCAGACGTGGGGAATTTCGTTGAAGTCAAAACGCCGAAGGCTGCAGCTGATCAACCGCTTATGGAGCGACCCGAAGAACATGAATCACGTACAAGAGAGTGCTGCCATTGTTGCCAAGCTTGTCAAGTTTGCTGAGCAAGGACAGTCTCTGAAGGGGAACTTTGGTCTCAGCTTCATTACAACACCCCCACAGAAAAGTAGATCATTTAGCTGGAAAAACACCAGGACTTCTCTTCTGTGA
- the LOC111792339 gene encoding 30S ribosomal protein S31, mitochondrial isoform X2 produces MAMMQWCGAVARGVMAAERRSPSLTSSMAVEGLVPILCGRGDKKTKKGKIFKGSYGNARPKKEKKIQRIKDKIEVPSSTPWPLPFKLI; encoded by the exons atggcgATGATGCAGTGGTGTGGCGCAGTAGCTAGGGGAGTGATGGCGGCGGAGCGCCGGTCGCCTTCACTAACGTCGTCAATGGCGGTGGAAGGACTGGTTCCGATCCTTTGTGGACGAGGTGacaagaagacgaagaagggGAAAATATTCAAAGGATCGTACGGCAACGCCAGGccgaagaaggagaagaagattcAGCGGATCAAGGACAAAATCGAGGTTCCTAG TTCCACTCCTTGGCCTCTTCCTTTCAAGCTCatctga
- the LOC111793137 gene encoding polyprenol reductase 2-like isoform X2, with translation MEIGIVWLLRAAWIAGILPILLALLPFSRLSWYRRTILEFAKRGKILQSSSKKFTVPQKFFCHFYVWAVIWTALLLGTTWMYAYVSTPLISEPFNFPAITSQLTGGSSLFSWQKSHSSRREHRFLVWKAVFLLLLMEVQVLRRLYETIYTFNYSPSARMHFFGYLTGFFFYTAAPLSLCSNCIPEVYHFAANGIAQFIVEGKGQMLVVEVSLLDAVIPLANLGWRQWIGAALFFWGWIHQFRCHQILASLRVPGEQGAEYKIPHGDWFEIVSSPHYLAEIVIYGGLVVASGGEDLTIWLIFGFVVVNLALAAAETHRWLVVNFCTALEL, from the exons ATGGAGATCGGAATTGTTTGGCTTCTCAGAGCTGCCTGGATTGCAGGAATATTGCCTATACTTCTAGCTCTCTTACCTTTCTCCAGACTGAGTTGGTATCGTCGAACTATATTGGAGTTTGCGAAGAGAGGGAAGATCTTGCAATCTTCTTCTAAG AAATTCACCGTACCTCAGAAATTCTTCTGCCACTTCTATGTGTGGGCTGTTATCTGGACAGCATTATTGCTAGGAACAACTTGGATGTATGCATATGTATCTACCCCGTTAATCTCAGAGCCATTTAACTTTCCTGCCATTACCAGCCAGTTGACTGGAGGTTCAAGTCTATTTTCATGGCAAAAATCTCATTCATCTCGGAGGGAGCACAGATTCCTGGTCTGGAAAGCTGTTTTTCTGCTTTTATTAATGGAAGTCCAAGTTTTGAGACGTCTTTATGAAACGATATACACTTTCAACTATAGTCCCTCCGCTCGGATGCATTTCTTTGGATATTTAACTGGCTTCTT TTTCTACACAGCAGCTCCTCTATCACTTTGTAGCAATTGTATTCCGGAAGTGTATCATTTTGCTGCAAATGGGATAGCTCAGTTCATTGTTGAAGGCAAAGGGCAAATGCTAGTTGTTGAAGTTAGTCTGTTGGATGCTGTGATTCCTCTAGCAAATTTAGGGTGGCGTCAGTGGATTGGCGCAGCTTTATTCTTTTGGGGTTGGATTCATCAGTTTCGTTGTCATCAGATTCTG GCCTCGCTGCGGGTACCTGGAGAACAAGGTGCAGAATATAAAATTCCTCATGGCGATTGGTTCGAAATTGTATCTTCTCCACACTATCTTGCTGAGATC GTTATATATGGTGGACTTGTGGTTGCTAGTGGGGGAGAAGACTTAACAATCTGGCTAATTTTTGGATTTGTG GTGGTAAATCTGGCCTTAGCAGCAGCAGAAACTCATCGATG GTTGGTCGTAAATTTCTGCACTGCACTGGAGTTGTAG
- the LOC111792339 gene encoding 30S ribosomal protein S31, mitochondrial isoform X1 — protein MAMMQWCGAVARGVMAAERRSPSLTSSMAVEGLVPILCGRGDKKTKKGKIFKGSYGNARPKKEKKIQRIKDKIEVPSSTPWPLPFKLI, from the coding sequence atggcgATGATGCAGTGGTGTGGCGCAGTAGCTAGGGGAGTGATGGCGGCGGAGCGCCGGTCGCCTTCACTAACGTCGTCAATGGCGGTGGAAGGACTGGTTCCGATCCTTTGTGGACGAGGTGacaagaagacgaagaagggGAAAATATTCAAAGGATCGTACGGCAACGCCAGGccgaagaaggagaagaagattcAGCGGATCAAGGACAAAATCGAGGTTCCTAGTTCCACTCCTTGGCCTCTTCCTTTCAAGCTCatctga
- the LOC111793138 gene encoding ubiquitin recognition factor in ER-associated degradation protein 1-like isoform X1 yields MYFDGYDGYGYRGASFEQRYQCFSASFIDKPHIETGDRIIMPPSALDRLASLQIDYPMLFELRNDDAERVSHCGVLEFVAEEGRIYMPYWMMENMLLQEGDLLHVKNVTLPKGTYVKLQPHTKDFLDISNPKAILETTLRNFSCLTTGGSIMVAYNNKKYYIDIVETKPSNAISIIETDCEVDFAPPLDYKEPEKPTAPIRGREQVAEAPAEEAEPKFSAFTGTGRRLDGKSSSHQSQPISSARSSEEKLSGATSRHGPPQQSAGSSSVNGTRQAQGKLVFGQNANQNPKGTSKEATKETEQEQPEKEVPKFQPFSGKRYSLRG; encoded by the exons ATG TATTTTGATGGGTATGATGGGTATGGTTATCGTGGAGCATCATTTGAGCAAAGATATCAATGCTTCTCTGCATCATTTATTGATAAG CCACACATTGAAACTGGAGATAGAA TTATAATGCCTCCGTCAGCCCTTGATCGCCTTG CATCATTACAAATTGATTATCCAATGTTATTTGAGCTTCGAAATGATGACGCTGAGCGGGTCTCTCATTGTGGGGTCTTGGAGTTTGTTGCAGAAGAAGGCAGGATTTACATGCCTTATTGG ATGATGGAGAACATGCTTTTACAAGAAGGAGACCTCTTGCATGTGAAGAATGTCACTCTTCCAAAGGGAACTTATGTTAAATTACAACCTCACACAAAGGACTTCTTGGATATCTCCAATCCAAAAGCAAT CTTAGAGACTACACTCAGGAATTTTTCTTGCCTCACCACTGGGGGCAGTATTATGGTGGCATATAACAACAAGAAATATTACATTGACATAGTCGAAACGAAGCCATCCAATGCAATAAGTATCATTGAGACAGATTGTGAGGTGGATTTTGCACCTCCCCTGGATTACAAGGAACCAGAGAAGCCTACTGCACCAATCAGGGGGAGGGAGCAAG TTGCAGAAGCTCCAGCAGAAGAAGCTGAACCTAAATTTAGTGCTTTCACGGGAACAGGAAGACGTTTGGATGGTAAATCTTCAAGTCACCAGTCCCAGCCTATTTCATCTGCTAGGTCATCTGAGGAGAAGCTATCCGGTGCTACTAGTAGACATGGCCCTCCACAACAGTCTGCTGGATCTAGCTCAGTCAATGGAACTCGTCAGGCTCAGGGGAAGTTGGTATTTGGACAAAATGCTAATCAAAATCCTAAAGGAACTTCAAAG GAAGCAACGAAGGAGACTGAACAAGAGCAGCCGGAAAAGGAAGTACCTAAATTCCAGCCCTTCTCTGGGAAAAGGTACTCGCTTAGAGGTTGA
- the LOC111793137 gene encoding polyprenol reductase 2-like isoform X1 has protein sequence MEIGIVWLLRAAWIAGILPILLALLPFSRLSWYRRTILEFAKRGKILQSSSKKFTVPQKFFCHFYVWAVIWTALLLGTTWMYAYVSTPLISEPFNFPAITSQLTGGSSLFSWQKSHSSRREHRFLVWKAVFLLLLMEVQVLRRLYETIYTFNYSPSARMHFFGYLTGFFFYTAAPLSLCSNCIPEVYHFAANGIAQFIVEGKGQMLVVEVSLLDAVIPLANLGWRQWIGAALFFWGWIHQFRCHQILASLRVPGEQGAEYKIPHGDWFEIVSSPHYLAEIVIYGGLVVASGGEDLTIWLIFGFVVVNLALAAAETHRWYVRKFDNYPRNRFAIIPYIH, from the exons ATGGAGATCGGAATTGTTTGGCTTCTCAGAGCTGCCTGGATTGCAGGAATATTGCCTATACTTCTAGCTCTCTTACCTTTCTCCAGACTGAGTTGGTATCGTCGAACTATATTGGAGTTTGCGAAGAGAGGGAAGATCTTGCAATCTTCTTCTAAG AAATTCACCGTACCTCAGAAATTCTTCTGCCACTTCTATGTGTGGGCTGTTATCTGGACAGCATTATTGCTAGGAACAACTTGGATGTATGCATATGTATCTACCCCGTTAATCTCAGAGCCATTTAACTTTCCTGCCATTACCAGCCAGTTGACTGGAGGTTCAAGTCTATTTTCATGGCAAAAATCTCATTCATCTCGGAGGGAGCACAGATTCCTGGTCTGGAAAGCTGTTTTTCTGCTTTTATTAATGGAAGTCCAAGTTTTGAGACGTCTTTATGAAACGATATACACTTTCAACTATAGTCCCTCCGCTCGGATGCATTTCTTTGGATATTTAACTGGCTTCTT TTTCTACACAGCAGCTCCTCTATCACTTTGTAGCAATTGTATTCCGGAAGTGTATCATTTTGCTGCAAATGGGATAGCTCAGTTCATTGTTGAAGGCAAAGGGCAAATGCTAGTTGTTGAAGTTAGTCTGTTGGATGCTGTGATTCCTCTAGCAAATTTAGGGTGGCGTCAGTGGATTGGCGCAGCTTTATTCTTTTGGGGTTGGATTCATCAGTTTCGTTGTCATCAGATTCTG GCCTCGCTGCGGGTACCTGGAGAACAAGGTGCAGAATATAAAATTCCTCATGGCGATTGGTTCGAAATTGTATCTTCTCCACACTATCTTGCTGAGATC GTTATATATGGTGGACTTGTGGTTGCTAGTGGGGGAGAAGACTTAACAATCTGGCTAATTTTTGGATTTGTG GTGGTAAATCTGGCCTTAGCAGCAGCAGAAACTCATCGATGGTATGTTCgtaaatttgataattatccGAGAAACCGGTTTGCTATTATACCATATATACACTAA